The Monomorium pharaonis isolate MP-MQ-018 chromosome 5, ASM1337386v2, whole genome shotgun sequence genome segment CGGGACAGTAGTTACTATTATACCAGATGATTGCCACTCATCTGTGAGTACGTTATCCTCGACCAACCATGATATTTGCAGGTAAAATGAACTTAGTAATGTCACGTATGTATCGTCAtcatatataatgtacattgtatatttgtaatacataattataaatacccTGTacaatcgttattttttaaattaaagttttacataatttttttaacaggatCTGCCACTGCGAGGGTGAGGAAGGCGCCCCTTTATTAGCGCCTTGCTACTGCAGCGGCAGTTTGCGTTACGTGCATCAAGCTTGCCTTCAGCAATGGATAAAAGCCTCGGACACGCGCGCCTGCGAATTATGCAAGTTTACATTCATCATGCACGCCAAGACAAAACCGTTTTGCGAGGTAGGCGCAAATTGCGAATTTCCACAGGGAAATTTCTTCcacgaataaaaatttctatttccgAGAATCCTGTACTATAGTTATATCAAAGTATAGTATGAGACATAATATTTTCGCAGTGGGAGAAGCTCGAGATGTCCGCGCTGGAGGTGCGGAAATTATGGTGCGCAGTCGCTTTTCACGCCGTGGCCGCGCTCTGCGTGGCATGGTCTTTATACGTGCTCGTGGAACGTTCCGTGGAGGAGGCCCGACGCGGATTCGTCGACTGGTCTTTCTGGACCAAGCTGATAGTCGTCGTGATCGGTTCTACCGGCGGATtagtttttatgtatattcaatGCAAAGCGTACATTACATTGTGCAGAAAGTGGCGAGCATTTAATAGGTAGGCGCGTCcgcttaaattttttcattcttcTTACGTCACTTTTGTAAGCAAAAGAATACGGTATTTTCCTTTGTATTTTCCGTGTAATCaatcaaagatatttttcgaTTGCGCCTGTTTAAAAAACTGcgctttttttctattacgggAATTTTATGCGTGTGAGTATGGCACTTAACGATATAGACAATATTGAAGTCATGAAAGCTTTTGTAAAGTAATAATAGATATCTACAAGTCTAAATCCATTTCAggttaaactttaaatttatatatgtgtgcgtgcgtgcgtgcgtgcgtgcgtgtgtgtgtgtgtgtggtatAAGT includes the following:
- the LOC105829172 gene encoding E3 ubiquitin-protein ligase MARCHF8: MPVHQINVNPPDWQPPLSIGPSSNTSPAGGEALSEWIPQNFAYGTVVTIIPDDCHSSVSTLSSTNHDICRICHCEGEEGAPLLAPCYCSGSLRYVHQACLQQWIKASDTRACELCKFTFIMHAKTKPFCEWEKLEMSALEVRKLWCAVAFHAVAALCVAWSLYVLVERSVEEARRGFVDWSFWTKLIVVVIGSTGGLVFMYIQCKAYITLCRKWRAFNRVIFIQNAPEKVVLPPSPTDSLREVTLPLKDPTASMAELNRTLLPRTIDPPCASQMAKPDAAAPPQRHDAQLKLYVFDKLSSSEDNL